GGCATTCTTGGCGTACTAGGGCCGGTAAATTATTCATTAAGTACGGGTGTGATTCTGGCATCAGGCTGTGCCTCTCGTTATCCCTTAATGGCAGCTGCAGTTGCGATGATGAGTCTTGCCTGCATTCCTGCTGTACTTTATGCTTTTTCTTATATTCCGTCTGTCGTGGTTGGCTCGCTGCTTTTTTATATGCTATGTGCCCAAATATCCGGCGGACTGGGCGTGTTGAGCAATACGTTAGTTCCCTACCGCTTTGAATTCGGAATTGTTGTTGGCGTACCGGTTCTGCTTGGAACTTGCATTGCCTTTTTGCCTGCTCCTATTGGAGCTGCTATTCCAAGCTTGTGGAGGCCGCTTGTTACCAATGGATTTGTGGTTGGTGTTACTGTGGCGATTATTCTAGAAAAATTATTACTGCCTGAAACGAGAAAGCTCACCTAAGGGTGAGCTTTTTGTTCTACAGCTTGCTTAATTTGCTGCAAGCCTTTGAGAATGTTTTCCTGGGAAGTTGCGTAGGAGAAGCGCAGATATTCATTGTTGTCTTGGTTGCTTTTAGCGCCAAAGGCGGTTCCTGGCAGTACGGCAACATCAGCATGATAGAGCAGGTATTGCTGAAGCTCTTTCGAAGTGCTGAAGCCAAGATTATGGCAAGCTGCTGTAACATTAGGATAAGCATAAAAGGCACCTTCCGGTACTTTACAAGAAAAGCCGCGGATTGCATTGAGTCCGTTTACGATGAGACTGCGTCTGGCTCTAAATTCTTCCAGCATGATTTGTACTGATTCTTGTGGTCCGGTTAGCGCCTCGATTCCGGCATATTGAATAAATGTATTGGTGCAAGACTCACAATTGGTTTCCAGACGAGTGAGCTGTTCGGCTAATTGTTCATTCATTACGCCATAGCCCAGCCGCCAGCCGGTCATTGCATAAGTTTTGGAGAAACCGTCTAAGATAATGGTGCGTTCCTTCATGCCCGGTAGGCTGCTGATGCTGTAGAACTTACCAGAATAAATAAGCCGGCTGTAAATTTCATCCGACAATACCCAAAGGTCATGTTTAATGGCCAGCTGAGCAATTGCTGCTAAGTTTTCTTTGGTGAGTACACCGCCGGTTGGATTTTGCGGGCTGTTTAATATAATTAGTTTTGTTTTTGGGGTAATCAGACTTTCCAAGTGCTCAGTATTAAAAGTAAAATTCTTTTCTTCCATGAGCGGGGCCGGCACTGGAATGCCGCCGACAAATTTAATCACCGACTCATAAATTGGGAAGCCAGGATTCGGATAAATGACCTCATCCCCAGGATTGACTAAAGCATGAATGGTATAATAAATGACTGGCTTGCCACCAGGCATGACAACAACTTCATTCGCCGTGACCGGTATATGACGGGTGGCGGTAATGTATTCGGCAATTGCCTCACGCAATGGCAGTATGCCATTGGAGGGGCCATAATGCGTGTTATTGCTATTAAGTGCATGAATACAGGCTTGTTTGATATTGGTTGGAGTATCAAAATCAGGCTCACCAATAGCGAAGCTAATGATGTTACGACCACAGGCTTTTAGCTTGTTCACTTCAGCTAACACTTCAAAGGCATTTTCCATTCCTAGTAGACTAAGACGTTGGGCAATTTCCATACAAAAACCCCCCTGTTTTTCCAATGATTGGGCTTGACAAGCTGCTTAGTAATTATTCTAACATAGCAGCCAATTTTACTAAATGATGAATTTGTGTTAAAATATAAGCAAAGGAGGCGATTTAATGCCAAAAAAACAAAATAAGCCGCTCACATATGTAAAAAAATATCTAATGCTCTTCCTAGGTGCGATTATCACAGCGATAGGTCTCGAGATATTCTTAGTACCTAATAATATCATCGATGGCGGCGTTATTGGTATTTCGATTATGCTGAGCCACATTACGCATTTGCCCTTGAGCTTATTTATCGTAGTTCTTAATCTGCCATTTCTTTACCTCGGGTATATGCAAATCGGGAAGACATTTACCATTTCAACATTATTTGCTGTCTTGTCGCTATCCTATTGGGTATCTTTTTTTCTACCCATTCCAGGAGTAACCCAGGATCTTTTTTTAGCGGCGGTATTTGGCGGGATTGTTATTGGTGTTGGGGTCGGCCTGATTATTCGTTATGGCGGTTCCCTGGACGGTACTGAGATTGTAGCCATCATTTTAGACAGGCGAACCAGTTTCTCTGTTGGCGAGATGGTCATGTTTATGAATCTCTTTATTCTTGGTTCAGCCGGTCTGGTGTTTGGCTGGAATAATGCCATGTATTCATTGGTTGCCTACTTTATTGCAGCCAAAGTGATTGATGTGGTCATTGAAGGGTTAGATGAGTCTAAAGGAGTAATGATT
This portion of the Sporomusaceae bacterium FL31 genome encodes:
- a CDS encoding aminotransferase, whose product is MEIAQRLSLLGMENAFEVLAEVNKLKACGRNIISFAIGEPDFDTPTNIKQACIHALNSNNTHYGPSNGILPLREAIAEYITATRHIPVTANEVVVMPGGKPVIYYTIHALVNPGDEVIYPNPGFPIYESVIKFVGGIPVPAPLMEEKNFTFNTEHLESLITPKTKLIILNSPQNPTGGVLTKENLAAIAQLAIKHDLWVLSDEIYSRLIYSGKFYSISSLPGMKERTIILDGFSKTYAMTGWRLGYGVMNEQLAEQLTRLETNCESCTNTFIQYAGIEALTGPQESVQIMLEEFRARRSLIVNGLNAIRGFSCKVPEGAFYAYPNVTAACHNLGFSTSKELQQYLLYHADVAVLPGTAFGAKSNQDNNEYLRFSYATSQENILKGLQQIKQAVEQKAHP
- a CDS encoding membrane protein — translated: MPKKQNKPLTYVKKYLMLFLGAIITAIGLEIFLVPNNIIDGGVIGISIMLSHITHLPLSLFIVVLNLPFLYLGYMQIGKTFTISTLFAVLSLSYWVSFFLPIPGVTQDLFLAAVFGGIVIGVGVGLIIRYGGSLDGTEIVAIILDRRTSFSVGEMVMFMNLFILGSAGLVFGWNNAMYSLVAYFIAAKVIDVVIEGLDESKGVMIVTDNPEEIADALMARLGRGVTVFHGEGGYTGEPKKVLYSVVTRLEVAKLKTIVQEKDENAFVTISDVHDVMGGRVKKKAIH